TCGCGGTCGGCGCCGATGACTACCTCACCAAACCGTTCAGCCCGCGGGAGCTGGTCGCCCGGGTCACCGCCGTCCTGCGCCGGGTCGCCGACGAACCGAACGATCCGACCTCGCCCGACCATCGGTTGGGCGCGATCGAGATCTGGCGGGCCAGCCGACGGATCCGGGTCGAGGAGCGCGACGTCCATCTGACCCCGACCGAGTTCGATCTGCTGGCCCAACTCGCGGCCGCGGCGCCGACCGTCATGACCCGCGAGCAGCTGCTCGTGGCGGTGTGGGGATACCGCGACGGATCGGGCGCACGTACCGTCGACAGTCACGTCCGGGCCGTGCGCCGCAAGCTCGGCGACGACGTGATCCGCACGGTGCACGGCATCGGCTACGCGATCGGCGACATCTGATGCA
This is a stretch of genomic DNA from Acidimicrobiales bacterium. It encodes these proteins:
- a CDS encoding response regulator transcription factor, which produces MGKILVVEDEPAIAAAVAARLESVGHEVEVCHDGAEAVQRCQDLEPDLVVLDLLLPGLDGLEVCRRIQAERRVPVVMLTARDDETDMLIGFAVGADDYLTKPFSPRELVARVTAVLRRVADEPNDPTSPDHRLGAIEIWRASRRIRVEERDVHLTPTEFDLLAQLAAAAPTVMTREQLLVAVWGYRDGSGARTVDSHVRAVRRKLGDDVIRTVHGIGYAIGDI